A stretch of Macadamia integrifolia cultivar HAES 741 unplaced genomic scaffold, SCU_Mint_v3 scaffold_189A, whole genome shotgun sequence DNA encodes these proteins:
- the LOC122071100 gene encoding protein DETOXIFICATION 48-like, protein MCNPNPSYPTSFISPKKTHFLSTNKTVDPPINEEELHRWPTPSEAIEEIKAIGKISGPTVLTGLLLYSRAMISMLFLGHLGELELAGGSLSIGFANITGYSVISGLAMGMEPICGQAYGAKQWKLLGLTLQRTVLLLLTASVPISFMWLNMKRILLWCSQDEAISSVAHLFIVFSIPDLFFLSLLHPLRIYLRTQSITLPLAYCSAISVLLHVPLNFLLVVRLKMGITGVAIAMVWTNLNQFVLLSAFVFFSGVYRDSWVAPSMDCLRGWSTLLSLAVPTCISVCLEWWWYELMIMLCGLLVNPKATIASMGILIQTTSLVYVFPSALSLGVSTRVGNELGANRSAKARIAMIVSLVWAVGLGLAAMVFTTLMRHKWGRFFTNDPEILELTAMALPIAGLCELGNCPQTTGCGVLRGSARPTTGANINLGSFYLVGMPVAIFMGFGAKMGFPGLWIGLLAAQATCAILMVYVLATTDWVVQVERARQLTQASLPSSSCIDKEVKKLVNLEHILCINDGLVKSGLVETRTDSEAETETDTDPLISTTVS, encoded by the coding sequence ATGTGTAACCCAAACCCATCATATCCTACCTCATTCATCTCTCCTAAGAAAACCCATTTCCTAAGTACCAACAAAACTGTAGATCCTCCCATTAATGAAGAAGAACTCCATAGATGGCCAACTCCTTCTGAGGCAATAGAGGAAATCAAGGCTATAGGGAAGATATCAGGACCAACAGTTCTCACGGGTCTACTGTTATACTCAAGAGCAATGATCTCTATGCTCTTCCTGGGTCACCTCGGAGAGCTGGAGCTAGCAGGTGGGTCTCTCTCCATAGGCTTCGCCAACATCACTGGCTACTCTGTCATCTCTGGTCTCGCCATGGGAATGGAACCCATTTGTGGTCAAGCATATGGTGCGAAGCAATGGAAGCTCTTAGGCTTAACCCTTCAGAGAACAGTACTTCTTCTCTTAACAGCCTCAGTCCCCATATCCTTCATGTGGCTCAACATGAAACGAATCCTCTTGTGGTGCAGCCAAGATGAAGCCATCTCATCTGTGGCCCACCTCTTCATAGTCTTCTCTATCCCtgacctcttcttcctctctctcctccaccctcTCAGAATCTATCTAAGGACACAGAGCATAACCTTACCCCTCGCCTACTGCTCCGCCATCTCTGTTCTCCTCCACGTGCCTTTAAATTTCCTCCTAGTGGTGCGCCTCAAGATGGGCATAACAGGCGTAGCCATAGCCATGGTATGGACCAATCTCAACCAGTTTGTTCTATTGTCAGCCTTCGTCTTCTTCTCCGGCGTGTACAGGGACTCATGGGTGGCGCCTAGCATGGATTGCCTTCGAGGGTGGTCGACGCTGCTGAGCCTGGCTGTACCTACTTGCATCTCAGTGTGCCTAGAGTGGTGGTGGTACGAGCTCATGATAATGCTATGTGGGCTTCTCGTCAATCCTAAGGCCACCATTGCTTCCATGGGGATTCTAATCCAGACCACCTCATTGGTCTACGTCTTCCCCTCAGCTCTCAGCTTGGGTGTGTCCACCCGGGTCGGGAACGAGCTGGGTGCGAACCGGTCGGCGAAGGCCCGGATCGCTATGATCGTGTCGTTGGTGTGGGCTGTAGGTTTAGGCCTTGCGGCCATGGTATTCACTACTTTGATGAGGCATAAGTGGGGAAGGTTCTTCACCAATGACCCTGAGATTTTAGAGCTCACAGCAATGGCGTTGCCCATAGCTGGCCTGTGTGAGTTGGGGAATTGTCCACAGACGACTGGGTGTGGGGTACTGAGAGGAAGTGCAAGGCCCACCACGGGAGCTAATATCAACTTGGGTTCTTTCTACTTGGTGGGTATGCCTGTGGCTATCTTCATGGGTTTTGGGGCTAAAATGGGTTTTCCGGGTCTGTGGATCGGGTTGCTTGCAGCTCAGGCTACATGTGCTATACTCATGGTGTACGTGTTGGCTACCACAGATTGGGTGGTGCAAGTGGAGAGAGCTAGGCAACTCACTCAAGCTTCGTTGCCATCTTCTTCCTGCATCGATAAGGAAGTTAAGAAGTTAGTTAATTTGGAGCATATTTTGTGCATTAATGATGGATTAGTGAAGTCAGGTTTGGTGGAGACACGGACAGATTCAGAGGCAGAGACAGAAACTGATACAGATCCTCTCATATCTACAACTGTGAGTTAG